One window of Botrimarina mediterranea genomic DNA carries:
- a CDS encoding trypsin-like peptidase domain-containing protein, which produces MGLAAITQRRWLNARLAAMLLGVVVSVCPLSAWAQTVGEGAAAALALESSLVDLIERSERSVVSITRHTESPELVAGAAQQPGGVAIGGGVVRGNGLPFGQQAGQPRFFIQGQPLIAGRLGNLQMVTDAATPPSGAGVVIDPSGIVLTQFAVVGLDDHHVVTTPDGVRYLADLRAADGRSGLAVLAIRKRLEAGQAGDDGAAPEAIDLPALPIGKAEDLRKGRLVVSIGNPYAIESDGQPTASWGSITNTAARVPQNEPLGGEVESDGQFRTTLHHFGSLIQTDARLGWNASGGALVNLAGELVGITTTASTIAGHEQPAGYAIPLNAAMRRAVETMRDGMAPEYGLLGVSFDRVASRNAKTGRMGIGVRDSYRGAPAQVAGLLPGDLLLEVNGKSIKSPDALQLAVGSLPPGAATDIVYERQGQLHNTSVVLGKAYLDGGDQIISAEMPSWRGIRVDYPTAVPPEVLRVKTAEGAIDPEGCVVVSEVEEGSVSWESGVRPYAFISHVGGKRVRSPEEFFDAVRDASANVNLKFTRPLNTKAPASFAE; this is translated from the coding sequence GTGGGGCTAGCCGCTATCACTCAACGCCGTTGGCTGAACGCCCGCCTCGCCGCGATGCTTCTTGGCGTTGTGGTGAGTGTTTGCCCGCTTTCCGCGTGGGCACAGACGGTGGGCGAAGGAGCTGCTGCGGCTTTGGCTCTCGAGTCGTCGCTGGTCGATCTCATCGAACGCAGCGAGCGGTCGGTCGTGTCGATCACCCGTCACACCGAGTCGCCCGAGCTCGTCGCGGGCGCTGCCCAGCAACCCGGCGGCGTGGCGATTGGTGGCGGTGTCGTGCGAGGAAACGGTCTCCCGTTCGGCCAACAGGCGGGCCAACCGCGGTTCTTCATCCAGGGCCAGCCACTGATCGCCGGTAGGCTCGGCAATCTGCAGATGGTCACCGACGCCGCTACGCCCCCTAGCGGCGCCGGTGTGGTAATCGATCCGTCGGGAATCGTGCTGACACAGTTCGCGGTCGTTGGGCTCGATGACCACCATGTCGTTACGACGCCCGATGGCGTCCGCTACTTGGCCGACCTCCGCGCCGCCGACGGCCGGAGCGGCTTGGCGGTGCTGGCGATCCGCAAGCGGCTCGAGGCGGGGCAGGCCGGCGACGATGGGGCGGCGCCCGAGGCCATCGACTTGCCCGCTCTCCCAATCGGAAAAGCAGAAGACCTGCGTAAGGGACGGCTGGTGGTGTCGATTGGCAATCCCTACGCGATCGAGTCGGACGGGCAGCCGACCGCCAGTTGGGGCTCGATCACCAACACTGCCGCCCGCGTCCCGCAGAACGAGCCCCTGGGGGGCGAGGTGGAGTCGGACGGCCAGTTCCGCACGACGCTGCACCACTTCGGCTCGCTGATCCAGACCGACGCCCGGCTCGGCTGGAACGCCAGCGGTGGAGCCCTGGTGAACCTTGCCGGTGAACTAGTAGGGATCACCACGACCGCTTCGACGATCGCCGGCCACGAGCAGCCTGCCGGCTACGCGATTCCGCTCAACGCGGCGATGCGTCGCGCGGTCGAGACGATGCGCGATGGCATGGCGCCGGAATACGGCCTGCTGGGCGTCAGCTTCGATCGGGTGGCGTCTCGAAACGCGAAAACGGGCCGCATGGGCATCGGCGTCCGCGACTCGTACCGCGGCGCCCCGGCCCAGGTAGCGGGCCTGCTCCCGGGCGACCTCTTGCTCGAGGTCAACGGCAAATCGATCAAGTCGCCTGACGCGCTGCAGCTGGCGGTCGGCAGCCTCCCTCCCGGCGCCGCGACAGACATCGTGTACGAACGCCAGGGCCAACTGCACAACACGAGCGTCGTGCTCGGCAAGGCCTACCTCGATGGGGGAGACCAGATCATCAGCGCCGAGATGCCTTCGTGGCGCGGCATCCGCGTCGATTACCCCACGGCGGTCCCGCCCGAGGTGCTCCGCGTCAAGACGGCAGAAGGGGCAATCGATCCCGAGGGGTGCGTTGTCGTCAGCGAGGTCGAAGAGGGGAGCGTCTCGTGGGAGAGCGGCGTGCGGCCTTACGCGTTCATCAGCCACGTTGGCGGCAAGCGGGTCCGCTCTCCAGAAGAGTTCTTCGATGCGGTGCGTGACGCTTCGGCCAATGTGAACCTGAAGTTCACCCGACCGCTGAACACCAAAGCGCCGGCGTCCTTCGCCGAATAG
- the recA gene encoding recombinase RecA, translating into MAKKSAAKKGNSKEKGPKADAKKSVMDLVLENSDDLRHTVAAIEKQFGEGAIMPLGADSDRRINGISTQSLSLDMALGGQGIPEGRIIEVFGPESSGKTTLALHVVAEAQKKGGIAAFIDAEHALDPSWAKKLGVDLETLLVSQPSHGEEAMHITEMLVKSNAVDVIVIDSVAALVPKKELDGEIGDSHVGLQARLMSQSMRKLTGAISKSKCAVIFINQIREKIGVMFGSPETTPGGRALKFYCSCRIDVRRIGQLKEGEEVVGQRVRAKIVKNKVAPPFRVAEFDMMHKDGISYEGDLIDLGTEKKVITKTGAWIRYGEMQLGQGREKARLFLRENKDIAEEIREKLLATGGFDDLLRVDKPSAEEAEADDDLDESL; encoded by the coding sequence ATGGCTAAAAAATCCGCCGCTAAGAAGGGCAATTCCAAAGAGAAAGGCCCGAAAGCCGACGCCAAGAAGTCGGTCATGGACCTTGTCCTGGAGAACAGCGACGACCTGCGTCACACCGTCGCCGCGATCGAGAAGCAGTTCGGCGAGGGCGCCATCATGCCCCTCGGCGCCGATTCGGACCGCCGGATCAACGGCATCTCGACGCAGAGCCTGTCGCTGGACATGGCCCTCGGCGGCCAAGGCATCCCCGAAGGCCGGATCATCGAGGTTTTCGGCCCCGAATCGAGCGGCAAGACGACCCTCGCCCTGCACGTGGTGGCCGAGGCCCAGAAGAAAGGCGGTATCGCCGCGTTCATCGACGCCGAGCACGCCCTCGACCCCAGCTGGGCGAAGAAGCTCGGCGTGGACCTCGAGACGCTGTTGGTCAGCCAGCCGAGCCACGGCGAAGAGGCGATGCACATCACCGAGATGCTCGTGAAGAGCAACGCGGTCGATGTGATCGTCATCGACTCGGTCGCGGCCCTGGTGCCCAAGAAGGAACTCGACGGCGAGATCGGCGACTCGCACGTCGGCCTCCAGGCCCGGCTCATGAGCCAGTCGATGCGGAAGCTCACCGGCGCCATCTCCAAGAGCAAGTGCGCGGTGATCTTTATCAACCAGATCCGCGAGAAGATCGGCGTCATGTTCGGCAGCCCCGAAACCACCCCCGGCGGTAGGGCCCTGAAGTTCTACTGCTCGTGCCGGATCGACGTCCGCCGCATCGGCCAGCTGAAGGAAGGCGAAGAGGTCGTGGGCCAACGGGTCCGGGCCAAGATCGTCAAGAACAAGGTCGCGCCCCCTTTCCGGGTCGCCGAGTTCGATATGATGCACAAGGACGGGATCAGCTACGAAGGCGACCTGATCGACCTGGGGACCGAGAAGAAGGTCATCACCAAAACCGGAGCCTGGATCCGGTACGGCGAGATGCAGCTCGGTCAGGGGCGTGAGAAGGCCCGGTTGTTCCTCCGTGAAAACAAGGACATCGCCGAAGAGATCCGCGAAAAGCTCCTCGCCACGGGCGGCTTCGACGACCTCCTGCGGGTCGATAAGCCATCCGCCGAGGAGGCCGAAGCGGACGACGACTTGGACGAGTCGCTCTGA
- the thpR gene encoding RNA 2',3'-cyclic phosphodiesterase encodes MGKTRTFVAIEADDALRRRASGLIGRLRPHLGGARWVSEENLHLTLMFLGELSDTEITEVCSRTEWVARANGPFSLRVAGVGAFPDAQRPRAVWLGAREGGEAVCRLQADLDDALSDLAQRGENRGFVPHWTLARLPRGAGGGSPHLVSVLEGLADYDAGELAVDQVVVYSSELYRGGPEYYPLATCPLGMEGG; translated from the coding sequence ATGGGTAAAACCCGCACCTTCGTCGCGATCGAAGCCGATGACGCCCTCCGCCGCCGCGCCAGTGGGCTGATTGGCCGACTCCGCCCGCACCTCGGTGGCGCCCGCTGGGTGAGCGAGGAGAATCTTCATCTAACCCTCATGTTTCTCGGCGAGCTGTCGGACACCGAGATCACCGAGGTCTGCAGCCGGACCGAGTGGGTCGCCCGAGCGAACGGGCCCTTCTCGCTCCGCGTTGCGGGTGTTGGCGCCTTCCCCGACGCCCAGCGCCCGCGAGCGGTCTGGCTGGGAGCTCGGGAGGGCGGAGAGGCCGTTTGCCGGCTGCAAGCGGACCTGGACGACGCCCTGAGTGACTTGGCGCAGCGGGGTGAGAATAGGGGGTTTGTCCCCCACTGGACGCTGGCCCGCCTGCCGCGCGGCGCGGGTGGCGGTTCTCCGCATCTGGTGAGCGTCCTGGAGGGCCTTGCCGATTACGACGCCGGCGAGTTGGCGGTGGACCAAGTCGTTGTCTATTCCAGCGAACTCTACCGGGGTGGTCCGGAGTACTACCCCCTGGCGACGTGTCCGCTGGGGATGGAAGGAGGTTGA
- a CDS encoding chemotaxis protein CheX, with translation MSATFVQPTSDVMVAVINPLLGSVVETFNTMLGSKARRGALELRGIDAEPYEISALIALSGGTKGVICLSFDRLTALEIGARLLGGSNWKLTPAVLDAVGEIANVVAGSAKSKLEMGLNMGLPAIVRRENFCIRFPSGSDPMRLHFDSDIGPFFVDFGFVVSGL, from the coding sequence ATGTCCGCCACCTTCGTCCAACCGACCTCTGACGTCATGGTGGCAGTCATCAACCCCTTGTTGGGTTCGGTGGTCGAGACCTTCAACACGATGCTGGGCAGCAAGGCTCGGCGGGGGGCGCTTGAACTACGCGGCATTGACGCCGAGCCCTACGAGATATCGGCGTTGATAGCGCTATCGGGCGGGACCAAGGGCGTGATCTGCCTAAGCTTCGATCGGCTGACAGCGCTAGAGATCGGCGCGCGGTTGCTAGGCGGGTCGAACTGGAAGCTAACGCCCGCGGTGCTCGATGCGGTTGGCGAGATCGCGAACGTTGTCGCGGGCTCGGCGAAGAGCAAGCTCGAGATGGGGCTCAACATGGGACTTCCGGCGATCGTCCGCCGAGAGAACTTCTGCATCCGTTTCCCGAGCGGTTCGGACCCGATGCGGCTGCACTTCGACTCCGACATCGGACCGTTCTTCGTCGATTTCGGGTTCGTGGTCAGCGGCTTGTAA
- a CDS encoding PfkB family carbohydrate kinase, which produces MSLLVVGSVAIDNVETPVERRDDLLGGSATHFSYAASFFTPVRLVGVVGDDFPAEHVELLESRNVSTKGLERKAGGRTFRWTGRYLDNMNDRETLDVQLNVFGEFDPVVPEEHRDARYVFLANGVPAVQAKVLSQALDRKIVVADTMDLWINEHRKDLDALIGELDGLVLNDSEAKLLTGQQNLVSAGHAVLDMGPRFVIVKKGEHGAMFIGRDLVGAIEVFTLPAFPTENVVDPTGAGDSFAGGMMGYLAEQDAVDPATLKTAMAYGTVVASFNVEGFGLHRMTEVTREQIDERLEAYKRMLAF; this is translated from the coding sequence ATGTCGCTGCTCGTTGTTGGCTCAGTCGCGATCGATAACGTCGAAACCCCAGTGGAGCGTCGCGACGACCTCCTCGGCGGCTCGGCGACGCACTTCTCCTACGCGGCCAGCTTTTTTACGCCGGTGCGGCTGGTGGGCGTCGTCGGCGATGACTTCCCGGCCGAACACGTCGAACTGCTCGAGTCGCGCAACGTCTCGACCAAGGGCCTGGAACGAAAGGCCGGCGGGCGGACGTTCCGCTGGACGGGGCGTTACCTCGACAACATGAACGACCGCGAGACGCTCGACGTTCAGCTCAACGTCTTCGGCGAGTTCGACCCCGTGGTCCCCGAAGAGCACCGCGACGCACGCTACGTGTTCCTCGCCAACGGCGTCCCCGCGGTGCAAGCGAAGGTCCTCTCGCAGGCCCTCGATCGCAAGATCGTTGTCGCCGACACGATGGACCTGTGGATCAACGAGCACCGTAAGGACCTCGACGCGTTGATCGGCGAGCTCGACGGCCTGGTGCTCAACGACAGCGAGGCCAAGCTGCTCACCGGCCAACAGAACCTCGTCAGCGCCGGCCATGCGGTGCTCGACATGGGCCCGCGCTTCGTGATCGTCAAAAAGGGTGAGCACGGCGCGATGTTCATCGGACGCGACCTGGTGGGCGCTATCGAGGTGTTCACCCTGCCGGCTTTCCCGACCGAGAACGTCGTCGATCCGACCGGCGCCGGAGACAGTTTCGCGGGCGGCATGATGGGCTACCTCGCCGAGCAAGACGCCGTCGATCCGGCCACGCTCAAGACGGCGATGGCCTACGGCACGGTGGTCGCCAGCTTCAACGTCGAGGGCTTCGGGCTCCACCGCATGACCGAGGTGACGCGCGAACAGATCGATGAGCGCCTCGAAGCGTACAAGCGGATGCTGGCGTTCTGA
- a CDS encoding cobalamin B12-binding domain-containing protein — MQELLSPKQVAASIGVSESSLKRWCDQGVITTEKTPGGHRRIRIREVVRFLREQSHPLVSPEALGLPVGAGRRVATLESSREALLASLEAGDHAATRRVVLDHYLAGEGVLGLCERLLAPTLHTIGDRWVCGATEVYQERRACESINRVLFELRSYLPAPSPDAPAAMGGSPTGDHYRLATLMVEVVLAEEGWDATSLGSSLPFATMATAAVRHQPQLFWLSVSHVHDIEELRGGFNEFLETTTPTMPVVVGGREARAVVGASLNPRVHIGANLTSLLEIARGVHPIAKATPPRGH; from the coding sequence ATGCAGGAACTCCTTAGCCCGAAACAAGTTGCGGCCTCGATCGGGGTCAGCGAATCGTCGTTGAAGCGTTGGTGCGACCAGGGCGTCATCACTACGGAGAAGACCCCGGGCGGCCACCGGCGAATCCGAATCCGCGAAGTCGTGCGGTTTCTACGGGAGCAGAGCCACCCGCTGGTGAGCCCCGAAGCGCTCGGCCTGCCCGTCGGGGCCGGGCGGCGCGTCGCGACCTTAGAGTCGTCCCGTGAGGCCCTCCTGGCCTCGTTGGAGGCCGGAGATCACGCCGCCACACGTCGGGTCGTCCTGGACCATTACTTGGCCGGAGAGGGCGTCCTGGGGCTCTGTGAGCGGCTTCTAGCCCCGACACTGCACACCATCGGCGACCGCTGGGTGTGCGGTGCGACCGAGGTCTACCAGGAACGCCGAGCCTGCGAGTCGATCAACCGGGTGCTGTTCGAGCTGCGGTCGTACCTCCCCGCTCCCAGCCCCGACGCCCCGGCAGCGATGGGGGGCTCTCCGACCGGTGATCACTACCGGCTGGCGACGCTGATGGTTGAGGTGGTGCTCGCCGAAGAGGGCTGGGACGCCACGTCTCTGGGTAGTTCGCTCCCCTTCGCGACGATGGCCACGGCCGCGGTGCGGCACCAGCCCCAGCTCTTCTGGCTGAGCGTGTCTCACGTCCATGACATCGAGGAACTCCGCGGCGGCTTCAACGAGTTTCTCGAAACGACCACGCCCACGATGCCGGTGGTGGTCGGCGGCCGCGAAGCTCGGGCCGTGGTCGGGGCTTCACTGAATCCGCGGGTTCATATCGGCGCCAACCTGACGTCGCTCCTCGAGATCGCTCGCGGCGTGCATCCGATCGCGAAGGCGACTCCGCCGCGCGGGCACTAG
- a CDS encoding sigma-70 family RNA polymerase sigma factor — protein sequence MATLNPPVRRAPSATVTKAKSAKAATKPKGPSSKRPNRPTALDRRVEELRRVEIDYIPNDSFCLANDEPTGLAAEVERGDAPAEALAAGLPAHLGRMSATRLLTPEEERDLFRRMNYCKFRAQALRSKLGRTAPSAARVAEIEDCLRRVTRLRNHLIQANTRLVMSIARRFANSSNSFDDLLSHGIVSLMHAIEKFDYDRGYRFSTYATCAVRRDLCRHVMTQRRDSQRFSTGADLLLNDVGAEPGDAQHLSEPEWGVLNSSLVQMIQRLDERERFIVTHRFGLGDGAKRASYNRLGQRMGISKERVRQLANRAMEKLREWAPDYRLEALVS from the coding sequence ATGGCAACGCTCAACCCTCCCGTCCGCCGCGCCCCGTCTGCCACCGTCACCAAGGCGAAGTCCGCCAAAGCGGCCACCAAACCGAAAGGCCCTTCAAGCAAGCGTCCCAACCGCCCGACGGCTTTGGATCGCCGGGTCGAAGAGCTCCGGCGTGTTGAGATCGATTACATCCCCAACGACAGCTTTTGCTTGGCCAACGACGAGCCGACTGGCCTAGCCGCCGAAGTCGAGCGTGGCGACGCTCCTGCCGAAGCCCTCGCCGCGGGTCTGCCAGCGCATCTCGGCCGCATGTCTGCGACGCGACTGCTCACCCCAGAGGAGGAACGTGACCTCTTCCGCCGGATGAACTATTGCAAGTTCCGGGCGCAGGCGTTGCGATCGAAGCTCGGCCGCACGGCGCCCTCGGCGGCTCGGGTCGCCGAGATCGAGGATTGCTTGCGGCGTGTGACGCGGCTGCGGAACCACCTGATCCAGGCGAACACCCGACTCGTGATGTCGATCGCCCGGCGGTTCGCCAACAGCTCGAACTCCTTCGACGACCTCCTGAGCCACGGCATCGTTTCGCTGATGCACGCCATCGAAAAGTTCGACTACGACCGCGGCTATCGATTCAGCACCTACGCGACGTGCGCCGTGCGGCGCGACCTCTGCCGTCACGTGATGACGCAGCGGCGAGACTCACAGCGGTTCAGCACCGGCGCGGACCTGCTGCTCAACGACGTCGGCGCCGAGCCCGGCGACGCCCAGCACCTCAGCGAACCCGAGTGGGGCGTACTCAACTCGTCTCTCGTGCAGATGATTCAGCGCCTCGACGAGCGCGAGCGGTTCATCGTCACCCACCGCTTTGGCCTCGGCGACGGCGCCAAGCGGGCCTCCTACAACCGGCTCGGACAGCGGATGGGCATCTCGAAGGAACGCGTTCGGCAGCTCGCCAACCGGGCGATGGAGAAGCTGCGCGAATGGGCGCCCGATTATCGACTCGAGGCTTTGGTAAGCTGA
- a CDS encoding AhpC/TSA family protein — translation MSEPSSSAIASLPTSTEGATLAELSQERPVFVVLLRHAGCTFHREALADLRAVEPEIDAVGARLAIVHMGAGDNSIESAERYDLRSATHVADPDQQLYKELGISRGRLSQLLGWQEFSRGASACLLKGHGVGVLKGDGLQLGGLALINKGQVVWKRPLERASERPDYVVEVRDALKAL, via the coding sequence ATGTCCGAGCCATCTTCGTCTGCAATCGCCTCGCTCCCCACCTCGACCGAAGGGGCAACGCTCGCCGAGCTGTCCCAAGAGCGGCCGGTGTTTGTCGTGCTGCTCCGCCACGCCGGTTGCACTTTCCACCGCGAAGCCCTGGCGGACCTCAGAGCGGTCGAGCCCGAGATCGACGCCGTCGGCGCGCGGTTGGCGATCGTCCACATGGGGGCCGGTGACAACTCGATCGAGTCCGCCGAGCGCTACGACCTCCGCAGCGCAACGCACGTCGCCGACCCCGACCAGCAGCTCTACAAAGAGCTGGGCATCTCCCGCGGCCGCCTCAGTCAGTTGCTCGGTTGGCAAGAGTTCTCAAGAGGCGCAAGTGCTTGCCTGCTCAAAGGCCACGGTGTCGGCGTCCTGAAAGGCGACGGCTTGCAGCTCGGCGGGCTGGCGCTGATCAACAAGGGACAAGTTGTCTGGAAACGTCCGCTCGAGCGCGCGTCCGAGAGGCCCGACTATGTCGTGGAAGTTCGGGACGCTCTTAAGGCTCTTTAG
- a CDS encoding 6-pyruvoyl trahydropterin synthase family protein: protein MIIQKQYKFYAAHRNEQLKDKCRNLHGHRYGLVCHFEVERTGALSTLFGDFDAKIEPYLKEHYDHGMLINRTDPLYETLQDHERRTGERFRFKVFDAPTTVENLAFTLFSEITEMGFRLAQLEVRETDSSVITYTREDWIADNRDASRLTGGKKSAVTE from the coding sequence GTGATTATCCAAAAGCAATACAAGTTCTACGCCGCGCATCGCAACGAGCAGCTCAAGGACAAGTGCCGCAACTTGCACGGGCACCGGTACGGGTTGGTGTGTCACTTTGAGGTCGAGCGCACCGGGGCGCTGTCGACGCTGTTCGGCGACTTCGACGCGAAGATCGAGCCGTACCTCAAGGAGCATTACGACCACGGCATGCTCATCAACCGCACCGACCCGCTCTACGAAACGCTGCAAGACCATGAGCGCCGCACGGGCGAGCGGTTCCGCTTCAAGGTGTTCGACGCCCCGACGACAGTCGAGAACCTGGCGTTCACCCTGTTCAGTGAGATCACCGAGATGGGCTTCCGATTGGCGCAACTCGAAGTGCGCGAGACCGACTCGTCAGTCATCACCTACACGCGCGAAGACTGGATCGCCGACAACCGGGATGCATCACGCCTGACCGGCGGGAAGAAGTCGGCTGTCACCGAGTAA
- the folE gene encoding GTP cyclohydrolase I FolE, with the protein MSVALEIGAIKNGHTAAGNRHDKPAGPADLDASKHPTSVSNELSAAEGLSASEDKPPVDLEAIKGAVRAILQAVGEDPDREGLLETPRRVAKMYAEMFEGLTLDPGRHLDVTFPESYDEIVLVRDIRFTSMCEHHLLPFSGVAHVAYLPNGRVTGLSKLARVVEEVSRRPQVQERMTQTIADLIESKLNSKGVAVVVQAEHSCMSIRGIKKHGASTVTSALRGVFKTNQASRAEVMTLITKG; encoded by the coding sequence ATGTCGGTGGCATTGGAAATCGGCGCGATCAAGAACGGTCACACCGCGGCGGGCAATCGACACGACAAGCCCGCGGGGCCCGCCGATCTCGATGCGTCCAAACACCCCACCAGCGTGAGCAACGAACTATCCGCGGCTGAAGGTCTGTCCGCATCCGAAGACAAGCCTCCGGTGGATCTTGAAGCGATCAAGGGCGCCGTGCGAGCAATTTTGCAGGCGGTCGGCGAAGACCCCGACCGCGAGGGCCTGCTCGAAACGCCGCGGCGTGTTGCGAAGATGTACGCCGAGATGTTCGAGGGCCTGACGCTCGACCCGGGCCGGCACCTCGACGTCACGTTCCCCGAGTCGTATGACGAGATCGTCCTGGTGCGCGACATCCGCTTCACCAGCATGTGCGAGCATCACCTGCTGCCGTTCAGCGGCGTCGCGCACGTGGCCTACTTGCCCAACGGCCGCGTCACGGGCCTGAGCAAGCTGGCTCGCGTCGTCGAAGAGGTCTCGCGCCGCCCGCAGGTGCAAGAGCGGATGACGCAGACGATCGCCGACCTGATCGAATCCAAGCTCAACTCGAAGGGCGTCGCCGTCGTCGTCCAGGCCGAGCACTCCTGCATGTCGATCCGCGGGATCAAGAAGCACGGCGCAAGCACCGTCACCAGCGCCCTCCGCGGCGTCTTCAAGACCAACCAAGCGAGCCGCGCCGAGGTGATGACGCTGATCACGAAAGGCTGA
- a CDS encoding peroxiredoxin gives MSDHDCFEDYQLPPATLVQKQAPDFAAQAVMPDGSFKEVKLSDYDDKYVLLFFWPLDFTFVCPTEIIAFSDAACEFEKLGVQILGVSVDSHFTHHAWTQVPRSQGGIGKTAYPLVADLTKGIAESYGVLLPGGIALRGLFLIDQKGVVRHQVVNDLPLGRSVDEALRMVKALQYFEKNGEVCPANWKEGAATIKPTVDASKTFFESEYSTTA, from the coding sequence ATGAGCGATCACGATTGTTTTGAGGACTACCAGCTTCCCCCCGCCACGCTCGTTCAGAAGCAGGCGCCCGACTTCGCCGCTCAGGCCGTGATGCCGGACGGGTCGTTCAAGGAAGTGAAGCTGTCGGATTACGACGACAAGTACGTGCTGCTGTTCTTCTGGCCGCTCGACTTTACGTTCGTCTGCCCGACGGAAATCATCGCCTTCTCGGACGCCGCCTGCGAGTTCGAGAAGCTCGGCGTGCAGATCCTCGGTGTGTCGGTCGACAGCCACTTCACGCACCACGCGTGGACCCAGGTCCCGCGTTCGCAGGGCGGCATCGGCAAGACGGCCTACCCGCTCGTCGCCGACCTCACCAAGGGCATCGCCGAGTCGTATGGCGTGCTGCTGCCGGGCGGCATCGCCCTGCGTGGCTTGTTCCTGATCGACCAGAAGGGCGTCGTCCGCCACCAGGTGGTGAACGACCTGCCGCTGGGCCGCAGCGTGGACGAGGCCCTGCGGATGGTGAAGGCGTTGCAGTACTTCGAGAAGAACGGCGAGGTTTGCCCCGCCAACTGGAAGGAAGGCGCCGCCACGATCAAGCCAACCGTCGACGCGTCGAAAACCTTCTTCGAGAGCGAGTACTCGACGACGGCGTGA